A single region of the Blattabacterium sp. (Cryptocercus kyebangensis) genome encodes:
- a CDS encoding glycogen/starch synthase, which translates to MTGKRILYVSSDLFPFSSESPISLSVLKATKFMQSIGNDIRIFMPRFGMINERRHQLHEVIRLSGMNLMINDVDHPLLIKVASIPDARLQVYFIDNEEYFKRKAMYEDENGNLFSDNDERALFFTKGVLEAVKKLNWSPDIIHIYGWISSFIPLYIKNFYKNGPVYKNTKIVTSIYNTPFKGSINKDIIKKVKIDGIKSRKLKLLENPNYFNLIKLCMYFSDAIIKGDLSFPKEIDDYIEKNKLLVLKYYPVEKIETVYQQFYKETFLEKMN; encoded by the coding sequence ATGACAGGTAAACGTATATTATATGTTTCTTCAGATTTATTCCCTTTCTCTTCAGAGAGTCCTATTTCTTTATCGGTTTTAAAAGCTACCAAGTTTATGCAATCCATAGGAAATGACATTCGTATATTCATGCCACGCTTTGGAATGATAAATGAACGAAGGCATCAATTACATGAAGTGATTCGTTTGTCAGGGATGAACTTAATGATCAATGACGTAGATCACCCTTTATTGATTAAGGTTGCGTCTATTCCCGATGCTAGACTACAAGTTTATTTTATAGATAATGAAGAATATTTTAAAAGAAAAGCTATGTATGAAGATGAAAATGGTAATCTTTTTTCGGATAATGACGAAAGAGCTTTATTCTTTACAAAAGGAGTTTTGGAAGCCGTAAAAAAATTGAATTGGAGTCCTGATATTATTCATATATATGGTTGGATTAGTTCTTTTATTCCACTATATATTAAGAATTTTTACAAAAATGGTCCTGTATATAAAAATACAAAAATTGTTACATCTATATATAATACTCCATTTAAAGGATCTATTAATAAGGATATTATTAAAAAAGTAAAAATAGATGGAATAAAATCTAGAAAATTAAAATTATTGGAAAATCCTAACTATTTTAATCTGATAAAGTTATGTATGTACTTTTCTGATGCAATAATCAAAGGTGATCTTTCTTTTCCTAAAGAAATAGATGATTATATAGAAAAAAATAAATTATTAGTGTTAAAATATTATCCTGTAGAAAAAATAGAAACCGTTTATCAACAATTTTATAAAGAAACTTTTTTAGAAAAGATGAATTAA